In a genomic window of Brucella anthropi ATCC 49188:
- a CDS encoding nitroreductase family protein, producing the protein MNNSLLNSIKKRRTQYALGKSLPLSNEDTAELIREAVKHTPSSFNSQSSRAVILFDAESDRLWNIVKETLRKIVPADAFAQTEAKIDSFSAGAGTVLFYEDQNVVKGLQENFPLYADNFPVWSEQSGGMAQHSVWTALANAGIGASLQHYNPLIDHEVAKAWDVPASWKLRAQMPFGSNEQPFAEKAFMDDGDRFKVFF; encoded by the coding sequence ATGAACAATTCTCTGCTGAATTCCATCAAGAAGCGCCGCACACAGTACGCTCTGGGCAAGTCCCTTCCGCTGTCGAATGAAGACACCGCCGAGCTGATCCGCGAAGCGGTCAAGCATACGCCGTCTTCGTTTAATTCGCAGAGCTCGCGCGCTGTGATCCTGTTTGACGCCGAGAGCGACAGGCTGTGGAACATCGTGAAGGAAACACTTCGCAAGATCGTTCCTGCCGACGCTTTCGCCCAGACCGAAGCCAAAATCGACAGCTTCTCCGCCGGTGCAGGCACGGTTCTGTTCTATGAAGACCAGAACGTCGTTAAGGGTCTTCAGGAAAACTTCCCGCTTTACGCTGACAACTTCCCGGTCTGGTCTGAACAGTCGGGCGGTATGGCGCAACATTCGGTCTGGACCGCGCTCGCCAACGCCGGCATTGGTGCCAGCCTTCAGCACTACAACCCGCTGATCGACCACGAAGTCGCCAAGGCTTGGGACGTTCCGGCTTCGTGGAAGCTCCGCGCACAGATGCCGTTCGGCTCGAACGAACAGCCTTTTGCTGAAAAGGCTTTCATGGACGATGGCGACCGCTTCAAAGTGTTCTTCTAA
- a CDS encoding FAD/NAD(P)-binding protein, translated as MKSFIIIGAGASGIILAAQLLRRSPDSTVRIFERSGQLGAGIAYATENPSHLLNVRASNMSAYPDQPDHFLNWLQSSDIAAPGHLWEPHSFAPRKLYRSYLKHLIAPYLSDDDTRLKVEKTGVVDVALKDGRAAVTAETGDTFIADAVIVATGNEAAIAKSGNHVTEYWSSNGYFDVPTDAPVTIFGTGLSMIDSVLSLLDNGHRAEIYAISRRGLLPAVHAPAQAFPVEADDLPLSLGLSKLVQHVRAMMTEAEKTGSGWRGVMDGLRTHTQNIWASLPTSQRRSFLRHLRPWWDVHRHRMAPAVAERIEAAVNSGQLKVAAGHLVSVRDQGEEIEVRYRPRRSEHVEKLQVSTVIDCRGGNPRFSTTRNAALIGLMEHGLARPDPLDLGFDVTRDLQILNKRGEPSGPFFGIGPVTKGAFWEVTAVPDIRVQAERLSAILLEG; from the coding sequence TTGAAGTCATTCATTATCATCGGAGCGGGCGCAAGCGGCATCATCCTGGCCGCACAATTGCTTCGGCGCTCACCAGATTCGACCGTGCGGATTTTCGAGCGTTCAGGTCAATTAGGGGCAGGCATCGCATACGCGACGGAAAATCCGAGCCATCTTCTCAATGTCCGCGCCAGCAATATGAGCGCATATCCCGATCAGCCGGATCATTTCCTGAACTGGTTGCAGTCGAGCGACATTGCCGCTCCCGGCCATTTGTGGGAACCGCACAGTTTTGCACCACGCAAACTCTACCGCTCCTATCTGAAGCATCTTATCGCGCCTTATCTTTCTGACGATGATACACGTTTGAAGGTTGAAAAGACCGGCGTCGTCGATGTCGCACTGAAGGACGGCAGAGCAGCCGTTACCGCTGAGACAGGAGACACGTTCATTGCCGATGCGGTGATTGTGGCCACGGGAAATGAGGCCGCCATCGCGAAATCCGGCAATCACGTTACGGAATACTGGTCGAGCAATGGCTATTTCGATGTGCCGACAGATGCGCCGGTGACTATATTCGGCACAGGTCTGTCGATGATCGACAGCGTCCTGTCGCTGCTCGACAACGGGCATCGTGCGGAAATCTATGCGATCTCGCGCCGTGGGCTTCTTCCTGCGGTTCATGCCCCTGCGCAAGCTTTCCCGGTCGAGGCAGACGATCTCCCGCTATCGCTGGGCCTTTCCAAGCTTGTGCAGCACGTGCGTGCCATGATGACGGAAGCGGAAAAAACCGGTTCCGGCTGGCGTGGCGTGATGGATGGTCTGCGTACGCATACACAAAACATCTGGGCGAGCCTGCCGACTTCGCAGCGCCGCAGCTTCCTCCGTCATCTGCGTCCTTGGTGGGATGTGCACCGGCATCGCATGGCACCGGCTGTCGCAGAGCGTATCGAAGCTGCCGTGAACAGCGGCCAGCTTAAAGTCGCGGCAGGCCATCTGGTTTCGGTGCGCGACCAAGGCGAGGAGATTGAAGTCCGTTATCGCCCTCGGCGTAGTGAGCATGTCGAAAAACTGCAGGTATCGACGGTTATTGATTGTCGTGGCGGCAATCCACGTTTTTCGACAACCCGCAATGCGGCACTGATCGGTCTTATGGAACATGGCTTGGCCCGACCGGATCCACTCGATCTCGGTTTTGACGTCACACGGGATCTGCAGATTCTCAATAAGCGAGGAGAGCCATCCGGTCCGTTTTTCGGTATCGGACCTGTTACGAAAGGCGCGTTCTGGGAGGTTACTGCCGTACCGGACATTCGTGTTCAGGCCGAACGGCTATCGGCGATTTTGCTTGAAGGATGA